A section of the Osmia lignaria lignaria isolate PbOS001 chromosome 16, iyOsmLign1, whole genome shotgun sequence genome encodes:
- the LOC117600760 gene encoding putative transporter SVOPL: MPHNHRISVITVPDKHTDGDRNNFSYTTGEAVKKKPADFETAIATAGYGKFQYLLLLAIIPVSWSNSIDTASVAIILPSAECDLQMTLFQKGVLNAIIFVGMVSSGYLWGYVADVRGRKIVFMYGYLADGICNILCGLSQNFWTLAFFKFLSGFIISGPHASILAYCSEFYGVKERVRIPLVIGFSITFGNTVAAALAWLVIPQTWSIVLGDGVFVYNSWRLYLSLCGVPSLIGLICLSQFPESPKFLMSQGRREEALEVFKKIYKVNSGKSADEFPIQLLEDETCKKSATNEEQDGKLKKRVIFFYPYLLRLLSVTTMQFGSMWVTNTLRMWQPQLFAMLADFDSLDHNTTMGKQHTFCEILDLSSVGNENSITTADGADCSVVNETVYMNTAISSLFGCACLLVASIMLNILNHKILLYICYGVSFCCIVCLYWSTDALLTLILTGMTVGFTNTTLSTIIGATVILFPTSLRAIAVSLAMMIGRIGTIVGNLLFPVLLSYGCLVPMIQLALFTLLCIVLTWLLPLYKEKSKK, from the exons ATGCCGCATAATCATAGAATCAGTGTAATTACCGTGCCAGACAAACATACGGACGGCGATAGGAATAATTTCAGTTACACAACAGGCGAAGCTGTAAAGAAGAAACCAGCAGACTTCGAGACAGCGATCGCAACCGCCGGTTATGGAAAATTTCAGTACCTTCTTCTTTTGGCGATTATTCCCGTTTCATGGTCGAACAGTATCGACACGGCGAGCGTGGCCATTATTCTTCCCTCTGCAGAATGCGATCTGCAAATGACGTTGTTTCAAAAGGGCGTGTTGAACGCAATCATTTTCGTGG GGATGGTTTCCAGCGGTTATCTATGGGGTTACGTAGCCGACGTTCGAGGAAGAAAAATCGTCTTCATGTACGGCTATTTAGCTGATGGTATCTGCAATATCCTCTGCGGTTTGTCGCAGAATTTTTGGACGCTAGCTTTCTTCAAGTTCCTCAGCGGTTTTAT aaTAAGTGGCCCGCATGCATCGATTCTTGCTTATTGCTCAGAGTTCTACGGGGTCAAGGAACGAGTTAGAATTCCACTCGTCATTGGTTTTTCCATTACTTTTGGAAACACTGTGGCAGCAG CCCTTGCGTGGCTCGTCATCCCTCAAACTTGGTCCATCGTCCTTGGGGACGGTGTTTTCGTCTACAATTCCTGGAGACTTTACCTGTCGCTCTGTGGAGTGCCAAGTTTGATCGGCCTCATTTGTCTCTCCCAATTTCCGGAGAGTCCGAAATTTTTGATGTCACAGGGTCGCAGGGAAGAGGCATTGGAAGTTTTCAAGAAGATTTACAAAGTAAATTCGGGCAAATCCGCGGATGAATTTCCG ATACAATTGTTAGAAGACGAGACTTGTAAGAAATCAGCGACCAATGAAGAGCAAGATGGCAAGCTTAAAAAAAGAGTGATATTCTTTTATCCATATTTGCTTCGACTCCTTTCGGTAACGACCATGCAATTTGGATCGATGTGGGT AACAAACACTTTGCGCATGTGGCAGCCACAACTTTTCGCGATGCTGGCCGATTTCGATTCCCTCGATCATAACACAACAATGGGTAAACAACATACATTTTGCGAAATTTTGGATCTTTCTTCTGTCGGGAATGAAAATTCGATAACCACCGCGGATGGAGCAGACTGT TCAGTCGTCAATGAAACAGTTTACATGAACACTGCCATTTCATCCCTTTTCGGATGCGCCTGCCTGCTGGTGGCGAGCATTATGCTAAATATCTTGAATCATAAAATCTTACTGT atATCTGTTATGGAGTATCGTTCTGCTGCATAGTGTGTTTATATTGGTCAACCGACGCACTGTTAACATTGATACTCACTGGCATGACCGTCGGATTTACAAACACTACTTTAAGTACCATCATCGGTGCAACTGTTATCCTCTTTCCAACTTCATTAAG ggcaATCGCAGTTAGCTTGGCGATGATGATAGGAAGAATCGGGACCATCGTTGGCAACCTTCTGTTCCCAGTTCTTCTCTCCTATGGATGTCTAGTACCCATGATCCAACTTGCGCTCTTCACCTTAC TTTGCATCGTTTTAACGTGGTTGCTTCCGCTGTACAAGGAGAAGTCGAAGAAATAA